The genomic DNA CTGCTCTGAAGATTTGATTTAAAATCCTTCATCTGTATCCCATTCACTGCAAGTTTACTACATTTAAGTTACTTGATTGGAGATATATATTACACAGCCAAGTCTTCCCTGAAGTACTGTCTCAGTAATGTTGCCTTGTATGTAaatcttaattttgttttctgctgttgtttgtcACCTATGAGTTATTCATGGAAACAGAATGCAATGAGATGGCAGCTCAAACCAAGCACACATAATAAGTGAAGAAAAGCTCctcaattgcttttttttctttcttttgtttcagttgtCCAGAGACAACAGAAGAACAAATACACAGACTGTTAGGAAGAGAAACTCAATATTGAAGACCTGGCTCTGCCTATTAGAATACAGCGATAAagttgattttttaaaatgatttttcttacCATCAGCTTTGCTTCCTTCCTCCATCAGGAGCTTTGTGATATTGAGAAAGCCTTTGGCAGAAGCTAAATGAAGAGGCCTGTCTCCAACTTCCCCACTTGCATTCACATCAGCTCCAAACTTCAGCAGGAGATGAGTTACCTAAGCAGTTCATCAGTGTTGATTAGAATATCACATGAAAATCAGTCTTTTGGCACAATCAGAACAATGCACTGGGTAATACTTTATGTGCACACCTCTTTAAAGTTGGAATGGGGAGAGGAGATCCAATAGGAAACTTACGTTTGAGTTACATGTCTACGGAAATACTAAAATgctcacaaaaatatttcttatctAAGATGGGATGTGTGGTGAACGGCTGGACACCAGGCCTGCATTTGTTTAAATGACCACCCAGATATTAAAGTAAAAGCCCTTGAAGTCCACACCCAGGTCAGAACTGTTCTCAAGCTTCTTTTATGACCACAAAAGCACCAGATGCTCTCCTCACATCACTTCACAGGACAGCAATGGTTTGTTCTGAGTGCTTTATGGCAGATAAGGAAACTAATCTCTCAGTCCAACATACAAGGTGCTTCCTAACGTGCCTGGGTGGTGAGGTGCTTGTATATGAAAGAAGGATCTCAGGAGCACTTCTTTGGTTCGCAGCCTTGCTGTCACTTGATCACAGGAGTGCAGTCCTTTCCATCATCTCTCTATCTGAACTCTGttcttttgaaagcttttcctcCAAGTCCCAATGCACTCCAAGAAAGATgacactgaactgaaaaatacattctaTTCTATACATATCTAGAGTTCATCCTTTGATACATGAAAACTGGCCAGAATACATTATTTTAGCTAAAGAGAGGTGTAGAGAATTACTTACGTAAGCCAGAACAGACCCATTATTATATTCTACAAAAAAGGACTGTTCAGGGCAACTGAAAGGATTGCTAATTAACTATATGCataatttttctattaaaaaaaaaaaaaaaaaaaaaaaagaattagaagaTTCAATGCCTGCTTTGGTCAGGGTTTGAGATTACGTTTCAGTGAATCTGTGACCTGTGTGAATGAAACAAATGCACCTGGACTTGTTGTATGCACAACATCTCAAGGAAAATCCTGCTCTCcaaatcatgttttttttctgtgaacatAAAAGTGGCCACAACTTAATTTGTGAATTCCAATGAAAACGgcagaaattacatttaattattaCTGGCACATGATGTGCACCTCCTTGCAGAGCCTTAAGGCAGTTTACTCCCAATGCAGTCTCTGGAATATGGgataaaaaaagcaacaaatgaaGTAAATCTCTTAGTCGTAGCCTGTTTGCAAATAATCAGTTCTGGCTAGAAAATCACTTGTTTCAAGAGGGCTAGAAGGGAAGACACCAATTCGTTCTAGGGTCCAGCACAGAGGATTGAGTGCAGATATTTCCTGTTAAAATTCAGACTCAAGGGCAACCAGAGACTGACTTAAGTGTATGAAAGCCTTTCACAGTGATCCCCCTGAATTGCAATGCAAATGTGTAAGAATAGACTTACAGTTGCCTGTACTGCTCCACCTTCTATCTTACTGAAATCTCCCCCCCGCCCCATGTTACCTGTTCATGGCCATAATAAGCAGCAATGTGCAACGGGGTGAAGAAAACCGCATCCTGAACGTTCACATAAGCTCCATGCTGCAAAAGAATATCGACAGCCTAGAAGAATACAAAGAGAAATTCCTATTAGAAGCAGCATACAAATGGAGTCAGGCAGTAAAACAGGATTTCAAGATATCGCcagtttaaaagaaacaaaaagccctAAGCCCACACAGGGGAAGAGCTGAGTGCAACATGTAAGAGTGGCAAACTTAAATTAACTGAACGCTGAATGTCACTGATGCTTTACAAATCAGGCTGAAGATGTGTTTGCAAGTAAAAAGCCTGATTTACAAAATAGGAGGAGTAGAAATGAGtctgtccttttattttcttttaatcgTCCTGAACGAGGAGCCGTAAACTCATCAGAGttttcagaagtaaataaaacaaaatagaaaatccTTTTAAATTAGGCCAATCCTCACTGTGCACAAATGTGTTCTAGGAGTTGATAAGCCTGTGGCATTGATAAATAACCCTAAGTGTTTCTTTCCAATCAGCAGTTGGTTTTGGACTTCCAGGAGGCCATTGCTGTCATTAACAGCCAGTAATCACCAAACATGGGCTATCTGAATAACTTGCAGAATGCAAGCCTGAATGAAGCTGCTTTGGATTATTTTCTGAAGCCTGCAGAACTgctaatctttttttgtttctctgaagcaCAAAGGAGCCCATGCACGTTCAGTGCTGGCAACTGGGTTACGTGGGCAGTTCTGCACTTCATTCTGATGAAACTTCCTGAAGTTTTCTAATGATGATGAAAAGCTTTGGGCTGTGAGTCACCTGCAGGGAAGCAGTTCCCTGGCAATCTGCGGAAGTCACAGAAGGGGAAACAGCCATCttggtgctgtgctctgcactcCGTACCTCCCACTGAGATTTCCCCCGATGACGCCAATTAATCCCAGCTATGATGATGCACAGTTCTCTCAACTGCTGTCTAACTTAAGGCTATTGATTCATTTCATACCTGCAGCAATTCAACCAGTCAGTTAAATCCATGTCATTCACCAGAACTCAGGCAGCTAGAGCCTGTTACTAAGCAACATTAGTGTTGAGGGATTATTTCTTTACACAGTTTAAATCGAAATATATTTCTTCCCATGTGACTGCCAATACATACGCACTATCGTGTAAGACATGAGGACAGATGTGAGACCACAGTAAGCTTTTGTATCTTCCTTAGCTGGTCCATTCAGTTAAGCAGGCCACTGATGAAACACGTAAGGAAAGATTCAGGTAGCGACCTCTTGAAACATAATGATCTCCCCAGGGTTGCTTCTGCTACAGGTAGTCAGAGATGCTGCACTCACAGATCATTTCCCacagagaaaaggggaaacTCACCTGGTGATGCCCAGCTATGGTGGCAATGTGAAGGGCTGTCAGAGCTCCATATCCAACCTGCTGAACGTCAGCTCCgccatgcagcagtgctgttatGAGTTCTGCGTTGTCCTATGGAGTGTGCACATAAAGCATCTTATTTCTGCAGTAGCAAACAAAGCTGGCCCTTCCgtatattgaaaataaatacgAGACTGTCTTTCCTCCTACATTCAGACAGAATtccaaatgctgctgctcacatctttctttccattcctaAAGCTCTTGGCAAAATGTAAGACATTGCTGCCTTGGGAATTCAGAGCCTTCTTTGCACCAATAACAGCAATAGCAATAAGAAAGAATGCTCCTCTATCCTAAGATGCAGTGCAGAATTTAATCAACATTTCTAAAGCAACATGATATCCTCATGATGACAGTGCAAAAGCATATGCTGATTTCCCATGCATGTGCTCTCTGTAGGTAACTTTCCTGCACACTGTAAATGTAAAATTGATATTTGCTCTAGAAGTAGCACCTAGAGAGTTCAGCTGGAGAGGGCAGACAACTAAAGCTAATCCCTCCTGATTCCCTGTCATCACTTCATGCAAAATAATTTACCTTATAAGCTGCCAAGTGCAGAGCAGTAAATCCATTTCTTGTTAATCTGGATGGGCGCAGTCCTTTTAGCATAAGAGTTCTTATATGTGATTTGTTACCTTTAAAAGGAAAGTTGGAAAGCGGAGTCATTTACGCACACACCACAACAAAAAGCCACGCGTAGGAATAAATGTCAGTGTGAGTTTGACAACAGAGAGAAACAGGTTCATGAAATATTGCACCCTCAGAATCAAATTGGGTGCCATTTCCTTAcccactgacagcagcagacCTGGCCACGCGCAGCCTTACTGTTCATAATTCAACAAGGGTTGGTTAAGGAGGGTTGAACTTCTAAAGAAGCAGAATTCTCTTTTAACATCCAGACTACGCTGCAAAGAACTGCATAAATTAACAGATGCTTCCTGGAGCACTGGCTTCTCAGCCAGAGTTCTTCTGTCCTTTCAGAAACGCAGCCCTGCTCTCCCTCTGCCTACGAATTACTGCAGGATAGCAGTTTTGAGGGATGCTGTGGCCATCGGCATGGGCAACTAACTTCATTCCTATCTTTCCGATGTAGTGATGGTCTCAAAAACATACCTCCTTCTGGATAATCATGGCAATGTTTGAGGGCAGTGCTGAGTCTAATAACTTCTCTTCAACCCTGAGGTGTTCACATATTGCACCTAATTAATCAATattgtgcattttctttaacttcCTTTCACTAACTCCATCAATTGCTGTTATGTTACCAAATGCTGATGTTGTCTTTAAGATGAACCTGCACGCTCTGAAATCAAGTTTAaagattctttttctgttcagcaGTGCAAGATCAGGTCCTCCTTGATCTAAGGCTGACCAAATCTTATCTGTATATTGTTGTTGCATACCTTGTGGGGCTGAAACCTTATGGCAAAATTCTCTGTCTCTCTTAGCAAGTGGAACAGATGCCACATGTGTGCATAAACTAATGACTGGCCAAGCAGCAATGTGGATCAGAGTGGAAAACTGCACCACTTGTGTGTTTTTATGAACATTCCAGAAGTCACCCTGCAGTCTTTTCTTGCATACTAGGATTCGCTGTCTGCAAAAGTCCTATCAACCCGTATTTTCTGACTAGAGCACTTGAATTACTCTTCTAACTACTGTGATATACAGTGCAGGTGTTTCCACTGTACTAGAAAAATGCAGGCTTTGTGGATGGCAAATACATTCAAACTAGCTCCATATCCTGAAATCTATAGCAAATACACCATACATAATTGTATAAAAGTACTACACAATGAGTAAAGAGTAATGAACCAATGCATATAGCAATTGAGATGAATTAATTGAACATTTGTAATAAAGACATGACAAATTATCACCCACAACTTCTCTTGGACCAACGGATCAGTCGTAATGTGGTTCAGTGTAAGTTGCTTCAGTCTTGTTGGCAAACAGGGTTGAAGGTAATGCTTACAGGTAATTACCAAATGCCAGTGAGGACAAACCcaagaaattgaaaatataaTAATCCTCCTGACAGTCATTACAGACAAATACCAACCGTGTAAATAAGATGCTTGAAATACCTACCCTCACATATGCAGCATAAGTGAAGAAGAGAGAGCCCATTATCTGTGCGGTAATTTAAATTGACTTTGCAGAAGGCTTCAtcagagctgaagaaagatttttcagaGGATTACTGTTTTCATCCTTTGGtagaatttatttcatttggaaaacGTTTACAAGAGAAATCTCAATTGAAGCTTTTGCAGACACAGGGCTAAATTTAGATTCAGTTTGCACTCTGTAAACCTAGAAATGCTTTACTGACAACAAGTGGGGATCCAGATTTATCTTTCAGCAAATTAAACCTGAGCCTAACTTGAATTGCTCCCTGAACACCCTGCTACCAGTACCGTCCTGCTAATCAGTGCATTCCTTCTAAACCCTGAtaaaatagaggaaaagaaagagcagaaagctcTCCTTATAGATAAGACTCTTTctataattaatgaaaaaagagGACAGTTTGTtcattgatttaaaaataaagattaaaaaatacaaagaagtaTTCATTCTACACTGATGAACAGGACATAAGCACAGAACTGGTGGCAATTAAGGTAAGTCGAAAGAACACCTGGGAGGCCTTCAGAAAGAACGTCTGTGTTCCTGAAAACATGcaaagaaacacaacaaaatcaTTACATTGATGCACAGACATGGGAACCCGACAGGAGCACAAACAATGCTGGTCGTTGCCTTTTTAAGCCTTACATGTGTAGCTGTAACTTTCTTAAGGACTGTATGTTGCCTTTGACAGTTTAGCATTCAATGTATTGTCATTTCAGGTTGTGAATTCATGGTTTATTTTGAGAagcactcttttcttttttctttctaagtgGCTTTGATGCCTGACATTATTTAACTGCTCATTTCCCTAGAGTTAGGTCAGTACGCTtgggctgtggttggacttgatgatctttaaggtcttttccaacctgagcaatgctatgattctatgagcttTTTGGATGGTGAGGATGTGAGAGAGCCACTCTGCTGAGGAGCACGGCTGTCAGTGCGTCAGTGTTCCTGCTGTTCTAGAAGgcggctgcaggcagggattgGAGTTTCACTTTCAAAGATGACCTGTTTGTGTGTTCCTTCAAACTGtattacttcagaaaaattcctgtctaaagcagcacacagcaaaactTAAGCATGTCATAAACTCAGATGTACCTTTAAAGATAATTTGTTTGCAAAAGAATATAGTCGTTTGCTCTAAAATATTGGCATTAGTAATTAATAGCCACTAATGTTGGTACTGTGTGACTCTTACCCACGTATCCCCAAAAATAGACATTAAAGAACAGGCATTCTGTAGGTGTGAAATTCCTTCTGTAAGAAAACaattgaaactgaaaatgctgctCAATAGCAAATACTCCTTCAGTAGGCATTCATGAGCAGATTTCCTGAGTATTTTACCTAAAAACGTGCTTCAGTTCTGCCAGCTCCTTGTCTTTGATTTGCAGGTCATCTTCTAATCGCTCTATGATTATAGCATACGATTCACtgactttcttcttccattcatctgtcagcaacaaaacagaaacacttcAAAACATACAGAAGGCAGGGACTCAGACTGCGGTGTCCCACCAGCAGAGCACTGCGCTTCTAAACACAGTTACACACCATTCCTGTGCTGCTCTACCGAAGCTTGAAAGCTTAATTAAAACGTTACAGCCATTAATCCATTCTTACTGCAGCCAACACAGACACATATGGACTGATTTCGTAGATTGCTAGTACATCCGAATCCTTGTCAGGAGTATTTTTAATCTGAACAAGAGAAAACTTCAACCACAGGTTTCATTTGTTAGTTCTTATTTCCTAAATCTTAGCATACATCCACAGCACAGACAGATTAAACTTTTAAGGCTTTTCTAATGAAGTATGAGCTAACACAATAATGTAAACTAATACGACCTTACACGACAGTGCAGCAGATTTACTTTGTTTCGTCTTTAACAGACAGATATGGACTAAGCTGCTATTCCTGTCAGCTAAGAACAATACAATACCTTACCCTTGAACTCAAGGGTAAATTTGCGATGATATTCCATCATTTGCAGATGGAGGCAAGGCACACTACAGCTTAACAAAATCACAGCAGTGTTAATTACCAGTGCAAGTTTGGGTTGGTCTAGATTTGTAATTTCCCATTTGTTCAACGTATCTTCTTTGTTTCAGCAGAGTTCTTGCAGTAATACGATTCCTCGCTCAAGAGCAGCGACGGCCCTGCTGAAAAACACCCTGATGGTCTCTGGCTAAAAATAAACCCTGTGCCAATGGAATGTCATGCAACAATGGCACGGAGCACAGCAGCACGTGCTGCCAAGTGTGACAAAATAGCGCAGGTACCTCATCAGCCTCTTTAAAAATCGACTGCCCGTTTCAATAGAAATGTTTGCTCTCGTCTGCTGCATACATAAaactggaggagaggaggcaaTTTGGTGGCTGGTTACCAATTTGGTACAGAGAAAGGCGTTAATGAGGTTGAATCCCAAACAGTCTTTTGGGATCCCCGAGGAGCGCTGAGGGTCCTTGGCTTGAAGACAACAGAGAAGATCTCAACTGGTAACattaacagcagctgcagcacacaggatgGCTTTGGAGAACCTGAGTATTTTAATTGTAACGTATACATTGTATCATACCAGGGAACACTGACTTCTTCCCCTTTGGTAACATTTGCACATGTTGCTACATTTTGAGGACATCCCTCCAAGTAAAACCGGAGCTGAGTTTGCTGTCAGGAATTCAGTACGCtgactttgcatttttctgtccttAGGCAGAGAACCACAGCAAAGCTGCCCCTTCAcagccacacagctgcagctccacaggCCAGCATGTCTGTCAGGCTGCAAATGAAGGACACGACCTGGAGAAAGCAGGCCTATCAGCCATGCAGACTGACTGCTAAGGAGGGAGGCTCTTTGCTGTGCTCTGGCCCTGCTCCCGCTGGAGTTTTCCCCAGAACAGAGGATGTTTGAGCTGCTTTGCTCACATTCTGAGCAGACTGTGCACTAATCAGCAAAGGGCCAGGACCTGTATGGATATGCATCATGCTGACATCCTTGTTAGCATTTTAGTCAGCACTCAGCATCatagaaatgcattaaaaaaatccatggtCCAAGTAGACAGGACTTCGTGCTTACATATACAAGCAAAGAAACCATGTCATAATAAACTGATACTGTGTGCACAGATGATTCCTCTAAGAGCTTCTGCTTAAGAGCCATGCAAGAAAGTTGGTCAACAGCAAAATAGTGCTGCTTTCCACTCACATAATCCAAACCTCCTTTAATCTGGTTAGCACAGATCTGCTCGTCTATGTCTGCACCTTTCACATCCATTTCCCTTCAAACAGGAAGACTTCAAACTCATTTTCTCATCCCACTTTGggatttctgctcttttctgtaTCTCCTTCTTctttgattgctttttaaaatttactttatATTTGTATCCtgatacatacacacacacaaatatatttaaagccTGCTGATTGACCTTGACAGTTGTTCTGTTTAGTCTTCTCAGTTGAGGATTTCAGGCAAGAGGATATGTAAATATAGTACACATACATCAAATCTCTAGCAAGCTGCATCCCACCACAAACAAACTCGAACTCCCATGATAGCTCCTGGCACACCGTGAGCTCATCCTTGTATTTGCACTGATTTACACATAAAACCAAGGACGTATTTTGGAAGACTTTGACCTGCTGACAAGATGCCCTGTGATACGTGACCAAATATTTGCAAAGCGCACCAGCCTCTGAACTGATCCTCCACATCCAGTTGCCAAGCAACGAGGAGGGCTGTAAAAACAGCACCCTATGGTTACCTGCTCTGCCACTGCTTCTGTTACCTTAGTGcagcttttcttccctctcctgaGGGCAGCCGTGGCTGTGCAGCCCAGGAACAAACTTCTGGCCACCCCCCAGCCCACGAGCCTGCAGGATGCTCGGCCAGGTGCCTCCCACCACTACCTGGGCTAGGAACTTGGTGACACACGGAGCTTTCTGAGCATTCTGTGATCCGTCCCTTCGGGTTTTCCCCTTTGGCTGTTAAAAAAAGGCAGATCTGCTTGTTCTTTATCACCTGTGCTCTCAGAACAGCTCTGGAAGTGCTTGGAGGCTGGCCCGGGGCTGTGTGAGGACACCTGAATCCAGGGGAATAATTAATAACAGCCGAGCCTGTTTACAAACAAACACCAGAGGGAGAACTACACCGACATCAGGGTTAGCCCATTTCTAATTAACATACGTCCAAGGGGCACTGAAACGTCAAGAGCAATGTTTTCTCAGTGAGTATTCAGATGTAATTGCAGATGTAATACTAAGCTGTGCAATTTTTGGTAATGCTCAGGTACGTCACGTGAGCAGGGCGTTCAAATACATCGTTACAGAACTAAAGCAGGAGGAAGCCGATAGCCCACGTAACAAAGCAGGCGCTCACACCTCCTGGGTGGCAGCGGATTGGAGGGGTGTGCAGAAGCACAGCGCTGCTATTTTGGTGATGGCAGCACGGCGGTGGCATTTGCACAGGGATTAACCTTCCACATGcgcagagaggaaaaaaggaatctgTCGCATCAGATTTAGGAACATGAGATGGGaatgctgagcagcacaaaCTCCTTATCCAAGCCAAGGCGATGCAAAAGATGGAACTTTCTTACCTTGGTTCCCCAAATCCTTCTGGCACGGGTAtctctcagctcctcctccttttttttttcttctttcccttacACTAATTTCAGCTGCCTCACCCTGTGTTCTTTTCTAAGTGCCCGATTGCTCACGTTTCAATCTCCTGCCTAAAACATTGCTGAACTAATTCTCTTCTCCCAAATTCCATAATGCAATACAGACAGTATGGCTAAATCTCTGTCCATTATTACATGCTCTCAAGGCAGCCTGTGAAATCATTAAGATCATGTTCATTATGAGCCCCAGTATTACACAACAGAGCAAAACtaattaaataatgaaagcCAACATGAATAAAATCATTCAACACTCATTTTTCTCGAGACCACATCTGTCCCAGTTGCACTTCAGGAAGGGTGGAGACAGGCAGGATCCAAAGGCCCACACAGATTCTGCATCCACCTGGGAACTCAGTGAGTCTTCATCAAAATCAAGCTCCAAGTTTCAACAGATGCCTCCTGCTCTTAGGAAGCCCTATCTGTCACTTTCTGCACTGCACCTTCACTGCTCAGACCACAGGATGATCACAAAGTGCCACAGTCGTCTTGTTCTCGGAATCTGATAGTGGAAGCCAGAAACACCAAAACTGCAATTACCTTACTGTTAAATGTTACTATGTGGCCTTGGATAAGTCTCTCAATTGCTTGGGACAATTCCAGCTGGTTGAATGAGAGCAATGCTTTAGATGCTAGAGAGTGAACACAGTTCACTTGCTTTAGCAGTTAAACTGTGAGAAAGCAGCTAAACTTTGTAAAATGCCATCTAAGTAAAATAGTCTGTACATCAAACTTTGACTATTAGTGCCTGGAACTGCCCAGTTTGAAGTCTTTTAATAAGATGTCATTACATTATAAGACAGCCCTTCCTTAAGGACAAGAATTTGTTACAGCTAAAAACACGCACGCTCGTTAAGCAGCTCTAACACATAAAGCAAACAATTATCTCCTGCCTAAAGAAATGCACTAGATAATTTTTCAGATGTGTCATGAAGGATTGACAGAAACACTGGCTTGTCTGTTATCTCCTCTCAACACAAATACTGATTAACTCAGAAATGACATCACATCCTTGGTAGGCTGAACACCCTTTTGTGTTCTGCAGCTCCCATGCTTTCTctgcctgctgagctgctcagccagtGCCCAACAAAATCAACAAGCTGCAGAATTGGCCTGCAGAAGGTCTGACTGGTGaatgcagagctctgcctcTTACTGTCAGGGTATGTCAGGAGAGCCCTATCCCGCACTGCCATTCTCATGGCACGGTCCACTTTCTCTATTTGTTAGAACATTTCCACTACTGTCTGCAAATTACCACTGTTTTATTGGTAGTAAGAAAAGGTTATGGGTACATCAGACAATTAATGGGAACACACGCAGTTTCTGTGGCTCACTGGAGACGAGTGGAAGCTTACACATAGAAGTGCTTATGAATAAGTGCAGAATCCAAGACTGAAATTACAGAACATGTATGTGAACATGGACacatataaaaacataaatttgTTGACAGGGCTCTGTATCAAAATGTTGATTTTAAGGTTTTCCACATATGCTGCATGAaacctgattttaaaaatgacagacAACACAAATCCAGATATTTTGATATCTGTGGAATAAATTCATTCAGACTGCTGACATTGCCGATGGCTAACATTGATCAAAACCCGATCTCTAGAACTCCAGACAAGAATATTTATTGTAGAAAGGACACATGGAGTAGCATAAAAACTTACAGCAGTTTCATGTTTCTTACCCAGTAAATCAAACTTACACCCCCTCCGTTATGTGAATAACAGTGAGCACATGTCAGAGGCACACTTGGTGCAGGAGTGTGAGCAGAAGCAGCCACCTCTTACCTGTCCAGCCTGCAGTTGGTCCAGCACACCTGAGCAGGACAGCATCACTCCACAGAAGGAATTCTGAGAGAGAAATACACTAATGCATTTTTACTTTCTTGTGTGCTGGTTGGAGCACTGGCCTGCTGACCCACGTGCCAGACATGACAGTCTAAGACTTTGACCAGGGCTCCACTCCTTTTTATGCTTTTGCTTAGAAGGAACACTGAGAAGATCTGCTGTACGTTTTGCTTACAATCACTACAAACTGGCAAGTAAATCATCCACAAATTGCAGACAAATTAAAGACAGGACATTTGTTCAAGCACCAGTCCTTCTACAAATCAGATTtatctttttgcctttttagaCAAATTTCATCACgaatttcatttctaaatttcaGCATGTCTTCTACATCTTTGTAGGCAAGCATTTCTTGAACAGACAGGAGCTTAAAGCCTTTCAGTGTAAAAGCTGACACACGCTGCACAGAATTTAACATGTTCAGTGACATCCTAACAGACTCACTTAAACTAGAACAAACTGGAAAAATCCTGGCAGTCCACAACCCAAACTGTGAGTTCTCACCAGAGAAGAGCTGGTCTGAAACCTGCACACCCCAGAGCTCCAAGCATTCTCGTAGGCTGACTCCAAAAAACCGTAGTGAGTTTGTATCCGACAGCAATTCCACATTCTTTTTCAGATCATCTTCTACACTAAACACCATACTTACATACTTCACCTGATCATCAATTTTTACACTTAACGAACTCAGAAAACAGTTGGAAGGTATGTCTACTTCCAAATTGATGCAGGATCCACTAACAATGCAGTTCTTCCCTACCAACACTCCAGGCCCAATCCTGGAGTATTCAATAATGGATCCAGGTCCTACAAAACACCCAGGCTCAAGTATGCTTTGAATGATACTTGCTGATCCACCCAAGGTCTCAGCTTTGTCAGAAGAGATGCTAAAAGCCTCAGGCAGTAAGTTAAGCTCAAATTTCAGTTTGCTATCAGatgtaaaatgaaacaaatactCTTGAGTAGTTCCAATGTGATAGAACTTAGAGTTGTTTAAGACTATGACATTAAGTGAAGTTCctttcagaagagaacagaGCTTCTGCCGTACTTCTGCTAACTGTGATTCCTCTTTTGTGGCTTTACTTGTATTTTTTGTGTGATCTTGAGTGGTTCCACGTCCCAGGGCCTGTAGGAAGTCACCATACGCATCTATTTCACAGCACAGAGTATCAATTTGCTTATAGAATGCCAGTAATTGTTTTGCAGTGCCGTGATCAATGTAAAATATACTGTCTGTATACACGCACTCTGAGTCCACTTCCGAGTCACTGTGGTCTGCAAAGGAATCCAGCTGAGAAGAATTCCTTCTTACACAGACTGCACCACACCGG from Lagopus muta isolate bLagMut1 chromosome 5, bLagMut1 primary, whole genome shotgun sequence includes the following:
- the FPGT gene encoding fucose-1-phosphate guanylyltransferase; this translates as MVSRGCVGLNVERAESVSRAQTDCSHTALGGRAAVTAHPQSSGSTQHPACRLLFTDMENDEILAQTNPASPSDSEARTLRKRPRPTATKINSGQSAAADCARQRSPGSAQLQQLRTALRVRPPPGPALPGRAARHGEFWDLVAITAADAEQERAFRRQLAAKLRGGELPLGVRYHVFVDPPGHKIGNGGSTLHVLQCLENLYGDKWTSFIVLLIHSGGYSQRLPNASALGKIFTALPFGDPVYQMLELKLAMYIDFPRHMKPGILITCSDDIELYSTGPTETITFDKPGFTALAHPSDLAVGTTHGVFVLDPSSLSGEGGLEYASCHRFLHKPDVQTMRRCGAVCVRRNSSQLDSFADHSDSEVDSECVYTDSIFYIDHGTAKQLLAFYKQIDTLCCEIDAYGDFLQALGRGTTQDHTKNTSKATKEESQLAEVRQKLCSLLKGTSLNVIVLNNSKFYHIGTTQEYLFHFTSDSKLKFELNLLPEAFSISSDKAETLGGSASIIQSILEPGCFVGPGSIIEYSRIGPGVLVGKNCIVSGSCINLEVDIPSNCFLSSLSVKIDDQVKYVSMVFSVEDDLKKNVELLSDTNSLRFFGVSLRECLELWGVQVSDQLFSGENSQFGLWTARIFPVCSSLSESVRMSLNMLNSVQRVSAFTLKGFKLLSVQEMLAYKDVEDMLKFRNEIRDEICLKRQKDKSDL